aaaagtcatATTTTTCTGGCCACCACGCGATTAAACGAAGTTTTACAAACAGGCAGCATCCAGCCGGGTAGAAGCGAATCATCGCAGTCATCGAGCgatcaatttttacatatttctagacacttcaaaaattttgcgTCCCTCCAAATTTTACGCCCTACGCTAGTGTATATTGCGTATTGCCTAGTAACGCCCCCGACTACAATTAATCTAATAGCTTCGTTCAAGTCTATATTGTACATTGCATACCTGAGTAACATATTGTGTTCGTGCGTGCATTTTACCAGCTGCTTTATATTCGTTATCATGCGAATTCGGACGGACAGAATGTCAAATCTGGCAGCTACAAACCAAAGTAAAAGTGCAGCGAAGGTATTGGCGCCCACTTGCGTCACGCTCTGATAAATGAGCAATAGATGATGCGCGTAAATGATGCTTTTTACGGGTTGATACTGCGCGTCAAATGGATATTCTGCCTCACCCGGAAACGGTTGCGGCAGGAACAAGGGTCCTATCGCCACACTGATACCTGTCATCATCAGCCAGCTTAGAATGCCACCTGCagtaataaaaatagcttaattgtaaattattatattcaattgttatattccttttaataatataattgtaatcttTTAACGCACGAAagagaaatatgaataatcaATTTAAGACAAATCTGTATTAACAGTAAGTAATAAACAAATCAGCGATGTTAATAACAGATATCGTAGTGTAATTTTTCACATACCATACAGCAGTTTGCATttgtcaatatatttttgaaaaatttctctttcataCTTTAATGCTTGACGGTAATAATCTTCCATTATCGAAGTAATACTCTgcaatttcaagatttatattaataattttctgtaaatgcgtaaaatattagaatactTTATACTACATTTGATTTCGATTGtcttaatttcaaattatagtaattgttaaataaatagtaaaaataataaaaataaaaaatgctctagtatttttatttgaagacAAACGAAGATCTCGTGGAAAGAGTTCGTAAAACATTGGCAGTCGTTTCAAATGACTGTGCGAATGCTAACAAAAGAATTTAACGCGTTAAAATGTCCGATTTCTAACATTACGCAATGATTCgaacaaatagaaaatcttgactttcaaaataaaaaaaagaattttaaaaagttactaTTCTAAAAAAGTTGAATACAGAACTGCTTACTTTGTAAAATTCATCACACGCAAGCGGATCAAAATCAATGAAGAATCAATTCTCCTCTTCTTGGAATAATGTTGGAAATGCTTAATAACACCGGCCAATTGtatgtaagaatataaataaaaatcttacctgtaaacgtttgttctgcaTTGCAAAGAGTAACATCTGCAATGGAATTTGCGCGCTAACGCTTAACTGACATCCCACTTTCATCACGAGAAGTATGTCATCGCTGCGCTTACAGATTGTGTATATCATCACGATGCTAAATATCGTGGAATTTGCGAAACAGAGACACCGTAACGCATCACGACGGAGTCTCTGGAGCCTTGTCGCGTTCGG
Above is a genomic segment from Linepithema humile isolate Giens D197 chromosome 6, Lhum_UNIL_v1.0, whole genome shotgun sequence containing:
- the LOC105673210 gene encoding odorant receptor 22c-like isoform X2 gives rise to the protein MKGKITLDRVIAFLKIYLAFACCWPLSPNATRLQRLRRDALRCLCFANSTIFSIVMIYTICKRSDDILLVMKVGCQLSVSAQIPLQMLLFAMQNKRLQSITSIMEDYYRQALKYEREIFQKYIDKCKLLYGGILSWLMMTGISVAIGPLFLPQPFPGEAEYPFDAQYQPVKSIIYAHHLLLIYQSVTQVGANTFAALLLWFVAARFDILSVRIRMITNIKQLVKCTHEHNMLLRFAKEVTYAIRYVALLCVTFSTGGVIFGCLTFMSRQPWSVKWTFLMIAFCSFVELYMFAWPADNVINTSNDVASAAYDSLWYNNNVAMQKILIYVILRSQRSVTISIPLALPNLSMNYYASYISTVFSYMAFVRIIMGEE
- the LOC105673210 gene encoding odorant receptor 10-like isoform X1; translation: MKGKITLDRVIAFLKIYLAFACCWPLSPNATRLQRLRRDALRCLCFANSTIFSIVMIYTICKRSDDILLVMKVGCQLSVSAQIPLQMLLFAMQNKRLQSITSIMEDYYRQALKYEREIFQKYIDKCKLLYAIFITAGGILSWLMMTGISVAIGPLFLPQPFPGEAEYPFDAQYQPVKSIIYAHHLLLIYQSVTQVGANTFAALLLWFVAARFDILSVRIRMITNIKQLVKCTHEHNMLLRFAKEVTYAIRYVALLCVTFSTGGVIFGCLTFMSRQPWSVKWTFLMIAFCSFVELYMFAWPADNVINTSNDVASAAYDSLWYNNNVAMQKILIYVILRSQRSVTISIPLALPNLSMNYYASYISTVFSYMAFVRIIMGEE